One Echeneis naucrates chromosome 16, fEcheNa1.1, whole genome shotgun sequence DNA window includes the following coding sequences:
- the syt8 gene encoding synaptotagmin VIII: protein MPSTHQPNPLPTNTTHNVSFSWTPPITTTIPTTLPIVTNTTINPIVAVADTFINNLLDKIPLPRWAIYTIFVAGALLILICCLCICIKCCCKGKKKKRQKKDENINMKGVNGKTTMALVQPDAADVDYGSTKKQRGRLLYSLEYNGALAELIVGIKKADSLMAMDLGGSSDPYVKVYILPEKSKTCETKVFRNTLNPIFNEQFQFQISKSSLLKSTAVMKVFDFNRFSKHDIIGELRVQLCQVDWNHVIEEWQDLAEPAKFEEEDLGEICFSLRYVPTAGKLTVVILEAKNLKGMDMGGASDPYVKVQLALDKKKWKKRKTSIKKKTLNPYYNESFTFDVSFEQIQRVNLVVSVWDHDAVTRNDAMGKIFLGCDATGNQLRHWADMLSNPRRPVAQWHSLLSAEQVNSSLTLKKKIPLPF, encoded by the exons ATGCCTTCCACCCATCAACCAAATCCACTTCCAACTAATACGACTCACAATGTGTCGTTTTCGTGGACTCCTCCCATCACCACTACCATCCCCACCACCCTCCCCATCGTCACGAACACCACCATCAATCCAATAGTTGCTGTCGCTGACACCTTCATCAACAACCTGCTGGACAAGATTCCCT TGCCTCGATGGGCCATCTACACCATCTTTGTGGCCGGCGCTCTGCTGATCCTGATCTGCTGTCTGTGCATCTGCATCAAGTGCTGCTGCAAaggcaagaagaagaagcggCAGAAGAAGGACGAGAACATCAACATGAAGGGGGTCAACGGGAAGACCACCATGGCTCTG GTCCAGCCAGATGCGGCTGATGTGGACTACGGATCCACcaaaaagcagagaggaaggcTGCTCTACTCTCTGGAGTACAACGGCGCTCTGGCTGAG CTCATCGTCGGGATCAAAAAGGCCGACAGCCTGATGGCCATGGACCTCGGAGGGAGCTCGGACCCGTACGTCAAAGTCTACATCCTCCCTGAAAAATCCAAAACGTGTGAGACCAAAGTGTTCAGAAACACCCTGAACCCCATCTTCAACGAACAGTTCCAGTTCCAG ATATCCAAGTCCTCCCTCCTGAAGTCGACGGCGGTGATGAAGGTGTTTGACTTCAACCGATTCTCCAAACACGACATCATCGGCGAGCTCAGGGTGCAGCTCTGCCAAGTGGACTGGAACCACGTCATCGAGGAGTGGCAGGACCTCGCCGAGCCCGCCAAGTTCGAG GAGGAAGATCTGGGCGAGATCTGCTTCTCTCTGCGTTACGTTCCCACTGCCGGGAAGCTGACGGTGGTGATCCTGGAGGCCAAAAACCTGAAGGGCATGGACATGGGCGGAGCCTCAG ATCCTTACGTGAAGGTCCAGTTGGCTCTCGATAAGAAGAagtggaagaagaggaagacgtCCATCAAAAAGAAAACGCTGAACCCCTATTACAACGAATCCTTCACCTTCGACGTGTCGTTTGAACAAATCCAG AGGGTGAACCTGGTGGTCTCCGTGTGGGACCACGATGCCGTGACCCGGAATGACGCCATGGGAAAGATCTTCCTGGGCTGCGACGCCACGGGGAACCAGCTGAGACACTGGGCCGACATGTTGTCCAACCCGCGGCGGCCGGTGGCTCAGTGGCACAGCCTGCTGTCGGCCGAGCAGGTCAACTCCAGCCTGaccctgaagaagaagatccCCCTGCCCTTCTGA